GGTGGCATTCATCTAGCTGAGTAGGAGTGCTTATAGGAGACTTCGTGGTGAGCTGCTTACTTGATTTGATCTGCAGCACATAGAGTTATCCTTCCCTTCTCTTATATATGTCTTTGTATCTTTGTTATTTTCGGACGAACTTTATATTCAGTAAACATCTTGTACCCTTATTAGATTCTTGTGACTAGTTGTGATACTTGGGTTTTGGAAGAGTTGTTGAGACAGTTGTGGTCATGTGTAGACCATGTCTGAGATTTATGCACATTTGATATTTGAGTAATATGATACTTTGCTTTTGCTTATATGTTATGAATCAGTTAACGGCTTAATAACTGAATTCTGTTGTTGATGTGAGAGTTGGCTTGCCTACCAAGTGTGTTAGGTACCATAACGGcttttggtgggattttgggtcgtgacagctagtGTGcatagaaatatttggagcaatgGAACAAGGTtttctctcttattctctcaAAGAGGCTGCTCTCTCAAACCTCTCTTATGTGCTAAAGTCTTTCAAAAACTAATAACAATGAGCCTGAAATAATATAATTCTCTGATGGCTGCTCTATTTGTAAGCAATGAATGACACTTTCTTTAAAGCAAAAATCAATTCTAAATAGGAATCAAaactaattaaaaataaaaaccaAATATCAAAAAGAATTGAATTAGGTCATGGGACCTTTGGCTGGACAATAGGGAACAACCCAACATCAAGAGGCATATACAAGAGTTGAATTTGACCGGTTCGAGTTCAGAATTCCATCATATACCAtttcatattttaaatttgaagtttattttttatacttattttgtgagtttttaaatAAATAGAAAATCTAAATTAAAGTTACCAGTTAGATGAACTCATAACATATTCGCTATGTGTCACTTCATTCGCAGGATTTTATCAAAGGGGGTATAGGTATAAATAACAAGAGAAGCTGGCACCATCTTTTCAGTTTGATGGACTCAAATTTAGGATCCGACATGTAAATCGAGCAAATTTTGTATGTGCTGGACCACATGCAGGACCCATGAAGCGAAGCTATTCCAAGGTTTATAATGTGATGCAATAAAGTTCTGTCTTTTATACTGGTTTTGTGATTTACTCTATAAATTAGGTTGTCAATGTAAAATTAATGGTTTGGCGTTAAGATTTTGTTGTTTTGTTTGGATAAGGTTTGCGCGCGCTCGGGGAAATTAAACTTATTTTGTCTTGCGCTTCTTGCTTTTTACTAGCAAATTAGAGGGACAATTCTTTATAAAGTGAAAAATAGAGTTCTTCCTTATTAATGAGGAACACTTTTTGAGATATCCATTAGTTTATCCAACAAATACTAGAAGTTATTATCTATAAATTGAAATAGAAATCCGTTGTGGAGGTAAAAGATTTTCAGTGATTGTGAAAGTGATGAATATGCATTGGCAGAAAAGAAGGTTAGGCGAAAAAAAACTATATAAAGAGACAAATTGTGTTAAAGACATAGTTAATTATATAATAGTGTGCATTCTCTAACAACTTAAATTTTCAGATGAGATGGACATACAATTCAATATAATATCAAAGTAGACAGATGTGTCATTGTAACCTATTATTAAAAGAATTCCCACGTCCAATTGGCTCTTGAAGAAAAATCAGGCCAGTGTGTGAGTGAACTTATTGAGGAcataatttaagtaaataaaagtgaagctttttaaaataattttaaacttTTAGATGAGATAGTCACCgaataaatgataaaaaataaAGCCTAGAAAAGAAGGAGAGAGATATACAAAGATCTGTAATCATGCTTATTTATACTGAACAATGTTATtattagtaacaaattaattAGAAAAAATAGTTGCTTTGAAAATGACATGAAAAGAAGAGTAAGAAATTCAACTCTCAATCAGCTCAATGTGCAGAGGAAAGGAGGCAAAAATCTGGTTACATGTGTTGTTAAATTTCGTCGAAGGTTCAAAGTTTGTGTAGTTACTAAGAAAACATTGAAGTGAACCTCTACTTCAGCTCTCCTGAGAGAATCTTTTACCTATTTGAAGATCCCATGATGAGACACAAAAGACAAACCAACTCATAATTACTACACAGGAAATAAGTGGAGTATATATATGTCAATTGCACATATTTTTTGGAATTAAGTCTTTATATATGTCAGGGATATCACTTGTACATACAATAGTAGTCTTTTAAAACTTATTATAGTTGGTAAACTGCAATATTTGACATGTTATTTATCTTCGGTCTTCGTCAAAATCTGTACttttacaataataataatatttttaataatactTGGTCTGAACCCATAGGAGCCGTTTGGTTGGTCTTTGAACGAATTTAATCCTCGCCCAAAAACCAAAATAGTATGAATAATTTTTAATACAACAAAATTAAAGCATTCGAAAAGAATTAATTCCTAATAACTAGTCTATGCATTACGATTCCTCCATAACTAATACCCAAACCAGACAACCCCATATTGTGGCTTATAGGAAATCTCAAAAATAAACATATAACCCTACGTACAAAGACTGTCCACACACAAGGGTATTCATTCACTCACCCACCAACCTCCACATGAGAAtaaacatcatcaaaattctctTTACAAAGTTAAGAAAATGAAAAGAGTACTACTAGAAAAAATAATATTCTTAACACAAAAGTCAGTCACAACGTGCATAAATTTGATATAGCAAAAATTTTGCGACGTACATATTCGTAATAAATATACCAACATAAATCTGTAATTGTCTTGGCGTGAAAGGCCATGAAATAAAGATTGATGTGGAATTGTTCATTCAAGTCCTTAATTGTATATAGTGATTAGTGGACCCTCACCACATAATAAAAACTTGATCAAAAATAGCCTCCATGCAGGAGATAGCTTGACTCGTGGACCTCTTATACCCTTAACAGTATATTCATCAATGGAAATAGCAATCAGTTTCACCTCTTTTTTTACCCCAAGGAAGTAGCAGacaactttttttttatttttacccagCCTTCTTTTTTTTACTGCCACTTTCCAGGAAAAAATATCAAAGTACCAGACAAAAGAGAAATAATGCATACACTAGAAATGGTAATACACCTGCATGAGCTTGCCTGCCATGTCCAGCTCTTGTAACCAAAAAGAAAGTGTCCCTTTCTCTTGGAAACACGTTGAGTTAATTTCTCTTGGAAAACAATATCCAACTATGAATTAGTCGGGTCAatcttatttttagttttatgactctatccTTTTTCATATTTGGGAGATTTACTTCTACACATAAAAGATCTGTCTTTTATACTTAAGAGATCTAAAAaggttattttcttaaattataaATTGTAAAAGAACATGTTGTACAGATAGCACAAATGTATTCCAAATAGACGAATGATCGATTTAATATATAGGcgcttaaaaaattaaaaatgtttTAACATTATCAGTACTGTAATTGTTACTTGTTATAGTAGgttatcttctttattttctaaATAAATGGTTCTAGTATTTATTATAAGCATTTAGTTATGCTTATCTTTTACAGACCTGATAGTAATAAAATTCATTTAAACTATCAGCATATAGAAGTTAAACTAGGTTTAGACAAATAGATATAGAATTCCAAAGTACAAATTGGGAAAACCAATTTCAATCCTTTCCCATTTTCAAGATTAATATGTTTCTACAAGTGACAATACAAAGCAGTCCCCCTATACTAAAACTCAAATCCCAATCTTTTGTGAACGAGATTGGAATTAATGTGTTAACATCATTATAATACTAAAAGATATTGGAATTAATAGAAAGTGGGACAAAATATAAGGGGTTAACATAATTCTAATACTTCAATCATTCATTTTAACCTATTAAATAGTAGTAATTAGTACTAATACTTGGTAGTGGTAGTAGCCATTAGAGCTTGAAATCAGAAGTAAAAGGAAGCAGATCATGGAGTCACCCATTGGAGAAGAAAAGTCATGAACTTGTCAATGATGAAATAATGTTGTAGCAGGCTAGCAGCAGCAGCATTTTTGCTATGGTCTTTGCCTAAAACAATCCAGTGAGATTCTTGGTGGTGAAATTGCCACTGTCACTGATGAAGAATGAGCTCCTGAATCTGGTGGAGACCCTAAAAATCAAATCAGAATAGCAAAATCAGCTTACTTATAaggtaattttatatatatatatatatatatatatatatatatatatatatatatatatatatatatgttaaaaaATCTGATAACCTGATAAAAATGGTAACTAACATATTATGACAGGTTAAACAACATTAATAATCTGTAAGCTTTAGTATATACTCATAACTTAAATTCGTAgtaagaaaatttcaaaatatcaAGTATCATGTTGTAATTTCTTTCCTAATTCCTTTTTAATGAAGGAGATTAATAACCAAAAACTTACTTGCAAGACTGTCGGATGAGGAATTTCTGGTACTGTCAAGTTGAGACTTATTGCTGTTTTCTATGTTTGCTTGTTGATTTTTTCTCCTCCTTCTGTTATGATCTGCCAAACGTTTCCTGCAACTTCTCTTCCCGTTATCAAATTCCGACAGCAGGTGGAACCtgtgtttttaaaaaaatttcaagaatattattattattaataataataataaatcatACTAAAATGCAACAGTAAGGGAATTTTAAAATAGAGAATCGTACTAAGGTCATTCGTGTGTTGATTATAAGCTGATGAGTGTTTAATTCAGTAACCAAAATGGAAAAAGCTGTATTTCCTATAAGTAGCAAAAATAAACAAGTACGTAATACGGGAAAACGGGGTAGCAAACTCATGGGGGAACATAATTCTAAGGACTGAAATGCCCTCGGGATCAACCCCCTTGTACGacttttcaacttctaaaactccaATCATTTGCTCCTAAACACACCCCAAGTGCATTTTCGTCATATTATCATTTTCCTCCCGTTCGAACAACATTTTCTGTTCATCTTGTTATTGGAATGTCAAACATACTTTGGGATTGAATAACATTCCTCAGTCTCATTTTATGTGAACAGTTTTGGAGTACCAAAGTCAAGACACTTGATTGTGGAGCAAAAattcttcaatttttttaaaataaaatttatatattacgGGGGAAAATTACTACTAACatagttaaatatatatatatatatatataatagtatTAAAAGAAACTGTTTGATACTCAAAACAGTAATAGTTATATATATGTACAAACTCAGAATATATAGCGTCTAAATTTTGGATACCGCAAAAAACGTATGGAAAAAATGGAAGTATTTGTAGAGAGAGTGATGTATGTATTTTAGAGAAATACAACCTGCTACACTGTTGGCAGAATCGTTGAGTCAAGCCAGCGGCAATAACAGTAGCAGCTTTGGAGTGAAATTCACAAACTTTGTGTCTCCTATGGTAATGTTTGGCATGTGTTAGATCAGCATTACAACCTTCAGCTTGACATCTAGGAGTATTCACTACTGAACCACCTTCAACCACTGCTCTAGTACGTCGATAAAGTCGGTTCACAAAATCATCTTCAGACGAAGAAAAATAAGTCCGCCCGCCCAAATTCAATCCAATCCGACTCGTGCTCGCAAAATCACGAACCCCGGGGGCACCACCCATAAACTGTGGTTCACTTTTTGGGACCATTATGAACCCAGTATTTGGTTGTTGGTGCAGTGAGGGCATGGACCCTTGAGTGGGTGGGTGGTGTGTGTTATAATTAGTGGTTTCATAAGCACAACGTGGGTCGTAAAGGCTAGTGTTGTTCAAATGGGGGTGAAAAAATTGGTGATTTTGTTGTTGGTGACTTGTGTTAAGAAAATGGTGTTGTTGGGGATTTAGTAAAGATGGGTTTTCAGTGAAAGTTTGATGACTAGTGTTTGCAAAAGGGTCAAAGAACTGATGGTGATTTTGGTCATTTTCTTGATTTGGTTCTTCCCCTGAAAGCATAACCGATGATTGTTCTCCCCAGTCATAGTCCAACATTGCTAATATTATTCTTTTTGCTGCTTTGATCTGTTCCTATAACAAAACAAATTGCACTATTAAGTTGTGtacaaatacaaagaaaaaaaatgaagaagaaataatTTTTAGAAATTGCGAATCAAATAATTTTCATCGATATAACTAGACTATAAGCTTTCACGATGCTGATAAGCCGTCTACAAATATAAAAACAGTTTTTGAACATTCTTTTTAACTAAGGAAAGGGATAGGAGGAGGAGAAGAGAAAGCAGTGCCAATTGAACTAATACCTCTTATATGGAAATATTTCACAGTAAACTATGACTTTTGAAACTACACCATCTTTGTCTAAAAATCAAGAATAGTTGGGGTATTTCTTGAAGTGGGAAACGGGGTAAGGTGGAGTagggggtggggggagggggatGGAGGAAATCTGCCAGCTTTTAAAGAAGAAGATTATATGAGTTGAAAAGGCTGCAAGCCAAAGACTTTATTACTACCTCCTTTTAAGTTTAGTAAATGTATTATTTTTTTTGCTCCGTTTCAAAAAGAATtattcatttttaaatttaaaaataattttgcttaaatttacaattctatccttaatgagaagcttttataaccacacaaatactctaggcccctttttgaattatttaagaccacaaattccaaaagtcttcatttttttttttaaacgcGATGTCCAATTAAACAGGTTCTTATAAATTGAAACGATTAGAGTACTTTTTATCATTCAGTGAGAGTTTCGAGTAGGCTTTATAGGACTAGAATATATAACAAAATATTAAGTAGAATTTTCTCTATCTTTAAAGGAAAAATTAAGTTGGTGCTTGAGGTTCTAGTGACATGTCGGAGTATTAGGGAGTTGTTTCTTTGAGTGAATTAATTAAGTAGTTCCTTGAGATttgagagaaagagaaaagagtTGGTTATGGAGTTTGGAGAGGAGTTAAGTACTCACCTTATGGAAGTTTGGAACTCAAGAGATAATAATAAAAGTAAGCCATTCAATACAAACCCTATAGTACAATTAACATTTGGCCATCCACAAATCTCCAACTCACTTggaaaataaagaaaaggaaTCACACTTTTAATATCACACACTTTTATCAGCTTCTTTCTTCAATAattctatctctctctctctccgttgTGGACTCTCTAGCTGAGAATAACTACTGACCGATGAGGCGGCTTTGCTCAGAGACTACTGATTGTGTAAACATGTGCAATTATATAATGACTATTTTACCCTTTCTTGTGCTAGGAAATTTCTCTGAAGCCTCTTATCTTGAAAGTTTGTGGCGTTTGGGAAGGGACCAAATAATGCTGCGTGTGTCTTATACAAGGCAATTTAGTCCAACATTATCATAGAGAGGCAATTTAGTCCAACATTATCATAGAGAGGAAATTTAGTGTTTgaaaatttaaacttttaaacgAATTTTAAGAAATATTTTTGTCAAAATTTTGAGTCAACTTTTCTAAAAATCCAGCTTCAGGTTACTTTTGATGTGAAACTACATTTTACAGTTGTCTGTATATTTGAGCAAGTGTTGGGCCCCTAAGGCCCAATATCTACAAGATAAAGTTTCTTAAAATGCATTTTAAGATGGATGCAAAGCTTACAAGATTCAGACAGAAAATGATTACATTTGACGGAAGATACAAATAACAAACATAAAAGATTTAAAAATAAGACAATGTTGATAGATTGTTTGACAGTCAACTTACATAGACATCAAAATACACTAGTTTGTTGCGGTAACACATGATCAGATGATTGAAGTTATCAGAAAGGAATGAAGTAAAATAAGTTGCCTAAAAGATCTACAATCTTTCTGAGTTTCCAAGCGAAAATAGCAAATAATGAAAGTGAAAGATCCATACCTTAAGGTGTCGTCGTGCATTGTATACTATGATTAATTAGCATTAGTTTTGCCAAAAGTATTTTAGTGTTTAGAAATTGTATTTCAAAGCAACTTAAAATTCTTTCAACATTAAGATAatgtttttcatttttcaaatTATCATTTATCAATTGATCTCAATTATCTAGCACTAAGTAGAATGTGAAAAATACTTTCGTACCTTTAGAATATATAGTTAAGATCCTGAATTCTGAAGTAAAAAGACAACTTGATCGCCACATATCTCAATCAACTTAAACAAATTCTTCAAGAGACTTTATTGATTCACTGTTATCATATTATTGTCATCAAAATGCTTTGTTCTACATATTAAGTGTTTCTTTTTACATTTATTGTGTTGGCTAAACTAGCCCAAATACACTCTTAATATAGTGTGATATTGAGgcgaaattcaaaaatagtaagatttacaagtggtaattgaaaaatagccacagtttcaaaagtaatcgaaatttagccaatTTCTAcgtaaaaataaatttaaacgaaaacactgttcaaaatccgaaaaatattctagtataatatactagagttcgaattttttacatgtgaacttccagcaaagttccagcataatatgctggaagttcatacacaggtactccaatctccaatatattatgctggaactttctgtgtaGTGGAGTTCCAACAgaatatgctagaagttcatacacaggtgcatcaatctctagtatattatgctggaactttctgtgaTGTAGCAAAATAGTGGATATTTTTCAAtcactttgcaaacgctggctatttttcaattaccagtccgaaaactggctagccagTACTATTTCACGTGATATTATCCGCCTTGAGCCTAGCCCGTACGGTTTTTCTCAAAAGGCCTCATACCATTAAGAGATCCCTACACCTTATATGTAGGCTCTCAATTTTTTCAGCGACCAATGTGGGACTTTGTTCGCACACCCAACAATCTCTCCCCCGAACTAAGTTTCACGTGGCTCACTATCACAATTCACGTGTCTTCCCCTCGAACTAAGTTTCATGTGACCATTGCCACGATCCACGGGTCAATTTCTGAGATTCACTGTGTGTCATCCATATTGTTAGAGTATTATGGCAACCGAAACCCACAACTAGCTTCTTCTTGTGTGTGCACCGCCCCAAATCATCATTTTGCCATCTTCATACTCGTCCTGTTGAACGTGGACTCTAATACCAATTGTTGAGCTAAACTAGCCCAAATACATTCTTAACACGGTGTGATATTGTTCGCTTTGGGCTAAACTCGCAAAGTTTTCCTAAAATGTCTCACACCATTAAGAGATCTCTTCACCTTATATGTAGGTTCTCAATTTTTTCAATTACCAATATGGGACTTTGTTCGCACTCCAACACATTGAACAACCTCAACTAAATTCCAAAATAGGAATTATAAAATTTGGAACCTTTTATGTACTAATGATACTTATATATAATAAAAGTTACTCCAAAAAACAATTATATAATAAAAGTATATTGTATGTTCTTCATCAATTTTTTGGGATCTAAAGAAACTTTTCTACCTGCTTTTGTTCTTGAGTTGGTCTTGAGCCAACCCCAATTGATTTGGTAATAGCATAGTAGTAGTAGTTATTGCTCTAGAAAATTTTGAATCTAAGATAGGAGGCAAGGAAGTTAGGAGTTCAATCATACCCCCAGCCCTAGACGAACGCACTCACAGCCAACATCAGAGCCTCATTGATAGGTTGGGGCGGGGAGGATGAACCCTCGTCAACATTTAAATTGAACAATCATAGTGTGATGTGTATAAGTCGGattgatttaatttttttttatttaccaACTCAAATTTATTGTTGATTTGATAATTGagtaaatcaaatcaaatcaataaaGTCACTTTTATCAAACTCAATTTTTTAAAGTTTTTTCGGTTTTAtatgtatttttgattttttataatAAGGTCTCCACAATGCGAAATATGTAACTAGCTCTTCAGATATTTTTTCTGTCCTAGTACTAGACAGGAGATGTTATATTGTCTCTCACTGTATAATGTATTTTTACATTATTAATACATTTTAACTTATTATATCATATCATAAGTTAAAATCCCCAACATAAATTACACGAATAATCGCATTCAAGCTGTCTGAATGTGAACACACTTCAGGGAGTAGCTCTCAAAAAGTTGTCTCGCCATTCATAACAAGAAGCTTGAATGTATCGACGGACTTCACCTATACTACACCAATAACTAAAGAGTGAAGCAAAGTTATGTATTATGAACTCGTTCTTAAGTACTTCCTCATGTTTCTTCTAAATACTCTTACTTTTGGAATTAAGACGTTCGGAATCGGATTCTATAAGTTTATATTGTCAGTGCACACAAATTAAACTCTTACGTTATTACTTCTCAATCTTTAATGACTTGATAATCCGAGCTTGACCTTGCCACATGTCCGCAACAGTCTTCTTCCATCTAGCTGTATGTATTAGGTTAGCCCCCCTCAATAATCACTACATCAACCCTGTTAGAGAGTCGAGGTCATGGTTTATCTTTTAGCGATGCTGTTTGTCAACATATTATATGGGGTACCTTCTTAAGAGACACTAATTTAACAAGTACCATCAGCTAATTTAACTCTTAAAATTAGAGTTAAGAACGTAGGAATGTTGTTACGTTATAACTATTATAAATTAAACTTTTACATGAAATGATCCAAAATTCAACATGAATCGAGCGCCACTAGGGACCCGCTTGGCtatagattttgtcaaaataaatttgggttttatttggcaaacacttgtttggccatagattttgcctacattttggctAAATCCTAtatcccaaatcccaaaaccagctcaatagctggttttgggtcaaaatatcactattatattttttaaaaattaccccaaacttttgtattttataaaagagcccaccatttattattttgtaacgatgttgcttcgtcttctcggtcatctgatagtgtatcatgtagttcattataaaaataataattttttatcaaatttatttatgttcaggactatgatttgcgataatataatgaatgttattgataatggtattgttgggtatttgtgataatttttagaacttgtgggtataagtcatgtttcatgtttttccaaaccaaacttcacccaaaacagatgtccaaacatattttcatcttcaaaccaaatttcaccCAAATTAGATATTTCAGAATAAGTTTGGGAATCTCTGCACAAACGCCAGCTAGATGTCTTGGTTCAAGTTTCACGGCCAATTATTATAGAAGAGAATTTTCATGTACTTGaaacatgaaaaaaataaaaataagttagCTCCGGAATGAAGAGTGTGTTAAAAATATAATAAGATATAAATAAATTTCATGTACATCCATAAAAACCGATTTATTTGTCATAAATAGGGATAGAGAAGGCTAAACTACTTTATAGAAGGAACTTCAACGGGATTGATGTTCCAACCGTATAGGTTAGAAGGGCAAACTACAAATAACTCATATGCCTAAAATTATTAGGGTTTTAATTTTTATACACTGATAATATATTAGTGATTTTTTATACTATGAGGTCATCTAAAAAAATTAACTTTAAGAGATATCACgaataatataatatttttttaaaatatcaatGAATTCTAACCTGTGATGAAAAGGTTAgtttccattttttttttctaatgtcACCAAATTAATGCATATCAAGTGATTTAACTATAAAAAAAACAAGTGACATAATTGTGccaatatttttataaataaattttacatcGATAGTATATAGTATAAATTAAGTACAATTTTCGAAAATGTAAACAAAATAGAAGTGTGAATAAGGGATGTTGTGGTCCAAGGGGAATAATATTTGAACTGTACACTTCCACAGTGTGAGAGTTCGAGCCTATCATTAGAGAAATAGCTTTCATTGGGCTGAAGAGTGAAGAAAAATCAGAGTCCTGTCTACATTGGTCTATAGTTCATTACCACCAAATTTTCAACTACAGTTAGGTAGTTTGATAGAATAACACTACCCCCACATTAATGCACTACCTCAAAGGACTACTTCGTCACCGCAGTATATATTAGTAACATTCTTCTACTATTGTCCATCAAAGAGGGAAGCCGTTTtattcaaacaaaaaaaaattattctcatAGCTTAAACCTGAGATATCTGATAAAAAATATAGAGATCTTATTCATATCATCGTAACCTTTGGTAGCGATGCTATTACTAAACTCAAAGTACTAAGGGCCAATTTATTTTGAACCGTTTATGCAGGCCAACTATTGATTTGGTTAAGTTTAGTTAAGCAAACCAGCTAGGGTTAATTATAAAAAAAAGTCCAGGCCGCGTG
The DNA window shown above is from Nicotiana tomentosiformis chromosome 8, ASM39032v3, whole genome shotgun sequence and carries:
- the LOC104101982 gene encoding squamosa promoter-binding-like protein 8; this translates as MLDYDWGEQSSVMLSGEEPNQENDQNHHQFFDPFANTSHQTFTENPSLLNPQQHHFLNTSHQQQNHQFFHPHLNNTSLYDPRCAYETTNYNTHHPPTQGSMPSLHQQPNTGFIMVPKSEPQFMGGAPGVRDFASTSRIGLNLGGRTYFSSSEDDFVNRLYRRTRAVVEGGSVVNTPRCQAEGCNADLTHAKHYHRRHKVCEFHSKAATVIAAGLTQRFCQQCSRFHLLSEFDNGKRSCRKRLADHNRRRRKNQQANIENSNKSQLDSTRNSSSDSLARSPPDSGAHSSSVTVAISPPRISLDCFRQRP